In Theileria parva strain Muguga chromosome 4 map unlocalized ctg_529, whole genome shotgun sequence, one DNA window encodes the following:
- the DHH1 gene encoding DEAD/DEAH box helicase family protein has translation MNYSFSNLDLDESLISSLAKLGITEPSPIQYSLIKSSTDENSIIFQSKSGTGKTVSLCILLINKIIKRKFSENENSKSYLEDLSHFPNPPSILFGEVVFIVPTSELAYQIYLFFSSLKQYLECVNPVLLTSDSKLLELINRLKTNEFNIVISTPGKFITILKKKPKDNETAEFGIKSNHLLLKTNLLIFDEADLLLDDHFLGQTRYICNKVVNPFVQVIAVSATFMKPQFKSFEDMINQIDVNYIDKFTNLEVEDNNNNVESLVKVEPRLTYFLRHLLISKRISKSADIFEYLSTYERKITKIILSTSYLSRYMDPKTAGSNKESYYLTSETTETMDQEIDLNPPSLVLDKVKFYMGSVPDAPNIVMQIGLKVEVVARVLFNVDYKKCIIFCNQTHTRVQTCKLLQSLGFQCYINSSRLSHADRMKMFEYISIDKVIILCTDIMSRGIGFPNVDLVINMDMPSSKEVFLHRSGRSGRFGARGTCVSVCMESEVETYKYFMYSLNFKSLPVEELHNSEYQESVSTIFKNSVNFTPLFQPESDLSKIISPTLTTCMMDFEPFKFKVSIIGLVSTNYLRIFNPDASRTFMYFEANGSELSVYIRTLEDGFSSFETIFHLDVPKILVYIDKHIHKDPEFYRNKSDVTHIILETSNTSLLITLFAFEFYKILTCSSNNLLEFVPVELESRCNIDYQDLESVLDNIPNLTCKIGTEEELSLLFSTLTLDQRSIKSHTVKYFIQKMKFDRDFNGLIYVYTVYSEKIQPSKDSQTKIMAFNPHTVSRYFLSKHVSHWMSLET, from the exons ATGAATTATTCCTTTTCTAACCTTGATTTAGATGAATCTCTGATATCATCGCTAGCAAAATTAGGAATTACAGAGCCATCCCCAATCCAGTACAGTTTAATAAAGTCTTCTACAGATGAAAAca GTATCATATTTCAATCAAAATCTGGAACTGGGAAGACTGTTTCATTGTGTATATTACTTATAAACAAGATTATAAAGAGGAAGTTCTCAGAAAATGAGAATTCCAAATCATATCTTGAGGATTTATCTCATTTTCCAAACCCTCCAAGTATTTTGTTTGGAGAAGTTGTGTTCATAGTCCCTACAAGTGAGCTTGCATACCAGATTTATCTCTTTTTCTCATCACTTAAACAATATTTGGAATGTGTAAATCCTGTATTATTGACATCTGACTCAAAATTATTGGAACTAATAAACCGCCTGAAAACTAACGAATTCAATATCGTTATTTCAACTCCTGGAAAGTTTATAACAATCCTTAAAAAGAAACCAAAAGATAATGAAACTGCTGAATTCGGTATAAAGTCAAATCATTTGCTTcttaaaactaatttactCATATTCGATGAAGCTGATTTACTACTTGATGATCACTTTCTTGGACAAACCAGATACATATGTAACAAGGTAGTTAACCCCTTTGTACAAGTGATAGCAGTTTCAGCAACATTCATGAAACCTCAGTTTAAGTCATTTGAAGATATGATAAACCAAATCGATGTAAATTACatagataaatttacaaatttggAAGTTGAGgataataacaataatgtTGAATCTTTGGTTAAAGTTGAGCCCAGATTAACATATTTCCTTAGGCACCTACTAATTTCTAAAAGAATATCAAAATCCGCTGATatttttgaatatttatcaacatATGAAaggaaaataacaaaaattatattatcaacCAGTTACTTGAGCAGGTACATGGATCCTAAAACCGCTGGCTCAAATAAGGAATCATATTACCTAACCTCTGAAACTACAGAAACTATGGACCAggaaattgatttaaacCCTCCAAGTTTGGTTCTTGATAAGGTTAAATTCTACATGGGAAGTGTTCCAGACGCTCCAAATATTGTTATGCAAATTGGGCTTAAAGTGGAGGTAGTCGCCAGGGTTCTGTTTAATGTTGATTATAAAAAGTGTATTATCTTCTGCAATCAAACCCATACAAGAGTCCAAACATGCAAACTCCTCCAAAGTCTAGGGTTTCAGTGCTACATTAACAGCTCAAGACTGTCCCATGCTGACAGAATGAAGATGTTTGAGTACATCTCAATAGATAAGGTGATTATCCTGTGCACGGACATAATGAGTAGAGGAATTGGCTTTCCAAACGTAGACCTGGTTATAAATATGGACATGCCAAGCTCAAAAGAGGTGTTTTTACATAGATCAGGACGCTCAGGTAGATTTGGAGCCAGAGGGACGTGCGTGTCAGTTTGCATGGAATCAGAAGTTGAAacttataaatatttcatgTACtcacttaattttaaatcattaCCAGTAGAGGAGCTGCACAACAGTGAATATCAGGAGTCTGTTTCTACAATATTTAAGAATTCAGTCAATTTTACCCCTTTATTCCAGCCAGAGTCTGACCTTTCAAAGATTATTAGCCCTACTCTTACCACCTGTATGATGGATTTTGAACCGTTTAAATTCAAGGTTTCAATAATTGGACTGGTTTCTACAAATTACTTAAGGATATTTAACCCTGATGCTTCTAGAACATTTATGTACTTTGAGGCGAATGGTTCAGAATTATCTGTTTACATTAGAACCCTCGAAGATGGATTTTCCTCATTCGAAACTATCTTTCATTTAGATGTTCcaaaaatattagtttatatCGACAAGCATATCCACAAAGATCCAGAATTTTATAGAAATAAGTCTGATGTAACTCACATCATTTTAGAAACAAGTAACACTTCACTTTTAATTACACTCTTCGCATTTGagttttataaaatactaaCCTGCTCcagtaataatttgttggAATTCGTTCCAGTTGAATTAGAATCACGTTGTAACATAGATTACCAAGACTTAGAGTCTGTATTGGACAATATTCCAAACTTAACCTGTAAAATAGGAACTGAAGAGGAACTTTCACTGCTTTTCAGCACGCTCACACTAGACCAAAGGTCTATTAAGAGCcatactgtaaaatattttattcaaaaaaTGAAGTTTGATAGAGATTTTAATGGATTAATTTATGTGTACACTGTATATTCAGAGAAAATACAGCCAAGTAAAGACTCACAAACAAAAATTATGGCTTTTAACCCACACACAGTTAGCAGATACTTTCTGTCAAAGCATGTATCACACTGGATGAGCTTAGAAacttaa
- the engB gene encoding ribosome biogenesis GTP-binding protein YsxC, which produces MLVSILIILYFKKSLSFKVPQNFNINPFGLFPTPTHSFHKMSVLNAKSKNTYTGIGARVAKRFKQQFGLETYTEVREIRKALKKYKRMEERRIIKGRKNTLKSQQRLTTEIKSDTKKKLDKKGSNPFLIQASKSKDKNSKSAKLGPKPVRLGLSLDLASEAFGGASLMKDFDPHHRKISTLNFIGSYLHTTMLPSLGLPEICLVGRSNVGKSSFINSLMSYIKNKSRKCDMAFVSKTPGYTKSINIFEAVDSRDRGVLSLVDLPGYGHTEVKNAETRKNMQSIMKAYLKRRHELKLVLFLVDGSWEPQDDDYEVLKYFREVGMPHLFILTKMDKVNVPETPAQILNFRQFFDLKSPLPIPFSKLGGGDLGSIWKAILDACTDSFDISKLNITDKFENIEPDYSRFVESQAKISLKDLRKLVYKNYDMLPESAKTLDIDSMDRDGLLDILKLQADRTFELQKKPIDLVQLKHNLTKSK; this is translated from the exons ATGTTAGTTTccatattaataatattgtattttaaaaagtcCCTTTCTTTCAAGGTTcctcaaaattttaatattaatccTTTTGGTCTTTTCCCAACCCCAACTCATTCATTCCATAAAATGTCAGTTTTAAATGCTAAATCTAAGAATACTTACACGGGTATTGGGGCTAGGGTCGCAAAGAGGTTCAAGCAACAGTTTGGCCTTGAAACTTACACTGAGGTCAGAGAAATTCGAAAGGCTCTAAAGAAATACAAGAGAATGGAGGAGAGGAGAATAATTAAGGGTCGAAAAAACACTCTAAAGTCTCAACAAAGATTAACCACCGAGATTAAATCAGACACTAAAAA aaaattgGATAAAAAAGGTTCTAATCCATTTTTGATTCAAGCGAGTAAATCGAAGGATAAAAACTCTAAATCTGCAAAATTGGGGCCAAAACCTGTTAGACTGGGTTTAAGTCTTGATTTGGCTTCTGAGGCCTTTGGAGGGGCTTCTTTAATGAAGGACTTTGACCCTCATCACAGGAAAATATCAACTTTAAACTTCATTGGAAGTTACCTCCACACGACTATGCTTCCCTCGCTGGGATTACCTGAGATTTGTCTGGTAGGTAGAAGTAATGTGGGAAAGTCATCCTTCATTAACTCCCTGATGTCATATATAAAGAACAAGTCTAGGAAATGTGACATGGCCTTTGTGTCTAAAACCCCTGGGTACACAAAATCCATTAACATCTTTGAGGCTGTTGACTCCAGGGATCGTGGTGTTTTATCCTTGGTGGACCTCCCAGGTTACGGCCACACTGAAGTAAAAAACGCTGAGACCAGGAAGAATATGCAGAGCATTATGAAAGCTTACTTAAAGCGGAGACATGAACTTAAGCTCGTTTTATTCCTTGTGGATGGTAGTTGGGAGCCCCAAGATGACGATTATGAAGTCCTAAAGTACTTCAGGGAAGTTGGAATGCCTCACCTCTTCATACTCACTAAAATGGACAAGGTTAATGTACCTGAAACTCCTGCCCAGATCCTGAACTTCAGACAGTTTTTCGACCTTAAAAGCCCTTTACCTATCCCGTTTTCAAAGCTTGGAGGCGGAGACCTCGGCAGTATTTGGAAAGCCATTTTAGATGCTTGCACTGATTCCTTTGATATCTCAAAACTTAACATTACAG ataaatttgagAATATTGAGCCAGACTACTCACGTTTCGTGGAGTCTCAGGCCAAGATTTCACTCAAAGACCTTAGAAAACTCGTTTACAAGAACTACGACATGCTCCCTGAAAGTGCCAAGACTCTCGATATTGATTCTATGGACCGAGACGGGCTTCTTgacattttaaaacttcAAGCTGATAGGACCTTTGAGCTTCAGAAAAAGCCCATAGACCTTGTGCAACTGAAGCACAATCTAACTAAATCTAAATAA
- the TAF14B gene encoding uncharacterized protein: MKHNRLKDIKIGKRIVVGTYAFPLNPSEKKRYGSMTHRWVCILRSLDDENMTHYVKRVQFDLDPSFLNPKRVFTSIPYEVTEVGWGEFYIGVKISFVDDSLDPVTLQHLLRLNSGDGTNVITTAVNETYDELIFNEPHEWFYDRLIRSSCDKLPPSKYRDYFWNFDQKEKETVCRYICSQSYFQNETYRLLAEASELCKHIQQLQEQYYLLDNKSPGGLLKDKPYNKHMSPMGLQPGPPMP, from the exons atgaaacACAATAGATTAAAAGACATTAAGATAGGTAAAAGAATTGTTGTTGGAACCTATGCTTTTCCTCTCAATCCTTCG GAGAAAAAGAGATATGGTTCCATGACTCACAGATGGGTTTGTATTTTAAGGTCTTTGGATGACGAGAATATGACACATTACGTCAAACGAGTCCAGTTTGACTTGGACCCTTCCTTCTTAAATCCTAAAAGAG TTTTTACATCAATTCCGTACGAAGTTACTGAAGTTGGTTGGGGAGAGTTTTATATTGGAGTGAAGATAAGTTTTGTGGATGATTCTCTAGACCCTGTGACTCTTCAACACCTTTTGAGG CTAAATTCCGGTGACGGAACAAACGTCATTACTACTGCTGTGAATGAAACCTATGATGAACTAATTTTCAATGAGCCTCACGAGTGGTTTTATGACAGGCTTATTAGGAGCTCATGTGATAAGCTCCCTCCCAGTAAATATAGAGACTACT TTTGGAATTTTGATCAAAAAGAGAAGGAAACTGTCTGCAGATACATTTGCAGTCAATCTTACTTCCAAAATGAAACTTATCGGTTACTTGCCGAGGCTTCTGAACTCTGTAAACAC ATCCAACAACTACAAGAACAGTATTATTTGTTAGATAACAAATCTCCTGGAGGTCTTTTAAAGGATAAGCCTTACAACA AACATATGAGTCCTATGGGTTTACAACCTGGCCCTCCAATGCCttga
- the Atp6v0a1 gene encoding V-type ATPase 116kDa subunit family protein, whose translation MGIFRSETMVHGTLVIPHERARNCIDLLSRHTNIQYIDMNERRMDRPYKKYVQRIDHMERMIRVLYEEIAKLPNSKIVRHNIDNFLEHDNMYRLDQVEESLVKLYDQFQMFKENDSLLRRERDEALSEYYVLLVASKQLNLLTPEKSYSDIPNTISLPVTNLDESSDSREHLLNDNTQSDTEMINLSPYDSTARVTSSISFTNISGLISSQEKEAFSRAIFRAMRGNVFTLLHDTNDLRSMVLSKGLVDQEELDTDNDKTVFVIYCQSSNNDATYNKIKKLCTGFQAKLFNWCKTQSELAPRLKTLEDVIKDKKRALEAYKDYFRGEIACLLEVIRPGGNSVIEEWFLFCKKEKYLYYILNHFEGSDITLRADCWFPADEEEKIREHLLAEKASGSVSALLLVDIQAPFVSVHPSHPGSHENLSHIPPTYNKTNMISKSFQNVVDTYGIPRYKEVNPAPFTVMTFPFLFGLMFGDIAHGICVILFALFLILYYRKLKRKFTGDIANMILEGRYMILLMGIMATYTGFIYNDFLSIPNSFFGTGWISNGTPPEGGSESDGTYVETLVRSAKNFPVVFGLDPAWIGAVNEQSVLHSFKMKFSVIFGFFQMTLGILLKGFNAIYFSSAIDFFFEFMPQLAMMCSFVGYMNFLIFHKWLTPLDNGYAKPSIITTLIDMCLMKTLEQHEIMYEGQQTVQRVLMSILIVSVPLMLIPKPLILYFRLKKQGRTRANNNSTRDYEMVYCGPEEEDLEAIARESVPNYPHRRSSLDLGLDKFKKVDAKNKDNQFSVTIQKDENEASPAEQPHSLKLSELFIHQFIETIEFTLGTISNTASYLRLWALSLSHQQLSLVLFKQLIFNCLDNSTSLLVMIFGLFIRSIFFSIFTFFIMLCMDSLECYLHALRLQWVEFQNKFFKADGRFFRPFNIKLLLDDPTIMEPK comes from the coding sequence ATGGGAATATTCAGATCTGAAACTATGGTACACGGTACCCTAGTAATTCCTCACGAAAGAGCTAGAAACTGCATAGACCTCCTAAGCAGACATACAAACATACAGTATATCGACATGAACGAGAGACGAATGGATAGACCATATAAGAAGTATGTTCAGCGTATCGACCACATGGAACGAATGATAAGGGTTTTGTATGAAGAAATAGCCAAGCTCCCAAACTCAAAGATAGTTCGGCATAACATAGATAACTTTCTAGAACATGATAACATGTACAGACTAGATCAAGTTGAGGAATCACTAGTTAAACTGTACGACCAGTTCCAAATGTTCAAGGAAAATGATTCCCTACTAAGGCGTGAAAGAGATGAAGCTCTTAGTGAATACTATGTGCTTCTTGTAGCCTCTAAGCAGCTTAATCTTCTAACTCCAGAGAAATCTTACTCAGACATCCCAAATACAATCTCGTTGCCCGTTACGAACCTCGATGAGTCGTCTGATTCCAGAGAACACTTGTTAAACGACAACACTCAATCGGATACTGAAATGATTAATCTTTCGCCTTACGACTCAACCGCAAGAGTTACCTCCTCAATCTCTTTTACTAACATTTCAGGGTTAATAAGTTCTCAGGAAAAGGAAGCGTTTTCCAGAGCTATATTCAGAGCTATGCGTGGCAACgtttttacacttttgCATGACACTAACGATTTGAGAAGTATGGTTTTGAGTAAGGGTTTGGTAGATCAAGAGGAGCTGGACACCGATAACGACAAGACGGTTTTTGTAATCTACTGCCAGTCCTCAAACAACGACGCAACCTACAATAAGATAAAGAAGCTGTGTACAGGATTTCAAGCCAAGTTGTTTAACTGGTGTAAGACCCAATCTGAGTTGGCTCCCAGGCTAAAAACGCTGGAAGATGTCATTAAGGACAAGAAGAGAGCGTTAGAGGCTTACAAGGATTATTTTAGGGGTGAAATAGCATGCCTCCTGGAAGTTATAAGGCCGGGAGGAAACAGCGTGATAGAGGAATGGTTCCTATTTTGCAAGAAGGAAAAATATTTGTACTATATTCTTAATCACTTTGAAGGCAGTGATATTACACTGAGGGCAGATTGCTGGTTTCCAGCAGATGAGGAGGAGAAGATAAGAGAACACCTTTTGGCTGAGAAGGCGTCAGGATCTGTTAGCGCCCTTTTGCTTGTGGATATTCAGGCTCCTTTCGTATCAGTTCATCCATCACACCCCGGCTCTCACGAGAATCTGTCCCACATCCCTCCaacatataataaaactaacATGATTTCAAAGTCATTTCAGAATGTGGTGGACACTTACGGTATACCCAGATATAAAGAGGTTAACCCGGCTCCATTCACAGTGATGACGTTCCCGTTCCTGTTCGGCCTAATGTTTGGTGATATTGCTCACGGTATATGCGTGATTTTGTTTGCTCTCTTCCTCATACTCTACTATCGCAAGCTTAAGAGGAAGTTCACAGGGGATATTGCCAACATGATTCTGGAGGGAAGGTACATGATTTTACTGATGGGGATCATGGCCACATACACGGGTTTTATATACAATGATTTCCTGTCAATTCCGAACTCGTTCTTTGGAACAGGCTGGATTTCAAATGGGACTCCTCCGGAAGGAGGTTCAGAGAGTGACGGGACTTACGTAGAAACGTTGGTGAGGTCAGCTAAAAATTTCCCAGTTGTTTTCGGGCTCGACCCAGCCTGGATAGGAGCAGTGAACGAGCAATCAGTGCTACATTCATTTAAGATGAAGTTTTCGGTGATCTTCGGCTTCTTCCAGATGACGCTGGGGATTCTCCTTAAGGGCTTCAACGCGATTTACTTCTCAAGTGCTATCGACTTCTTTTTTGAGTTTATGCCTCAGCTGGCAATGATGTGCTCGTTCGTGGGGTACATGAATTTTCTGATCTTCCACAAGTGGCTAACTCCACTTGACAACGGATATGCAAAGCCCAGCATCATCACCACACTGATTGATATGTGCCTGATGAAGACTCTAGAGCAGCACGAGATAATGTACGAGGGCCAACAAACTGTTCAGAGGGTTTTGATGTCCATTCTCATTGTTTCAGTCCCCTTGATGCTAATTCCGAAGCCTCTGATCCTCTACTTCAGACTCAAGAAACAGGGAAGAACACGCGCCAATAATAACTCAACGCGAGACTACGAGATGGTTTACTGCGGCCCTGAAGAGGAAGACCTCGAGGCTATCGCAAGAGAGAGTGTTCCAAACTACCCACACAGAAGAAGTAGCCTTGATCTCGGTCTCGACAAATTCAAGAAAGTTGATGCCAAGAACAAGGATAACCAGTTCTCAGTAACAATTCAGAAGGATGAAAACGAAGCTTCACCTGCTGAGCAACCTCATTCTCTTAAGCTTTCAGAGCTTTTCATACACCAATTTATAGAAACCATCGAGTTCACTCTAGGCACTATCAGTAATACCGCCTCCTATTTGAGGCTTTGGGCTTTATCACTCTCACACCAACAGTTATCATTGGTTCTGTTCAAGCAACTGATTTTCAACTGCCTGGACAATTCGACGAGCTTACTTGTAATGATTTTTGGCCTCTTCATCAGGTCCATATTCTTCTCAATCTTcacatttttcattatGCTTTGTATGGACTCACTCGAGTGCTATCTGCACGCACTACGTCTACAGTGGGTTGAGTTCCAGAACAAGTTCTTCAAGGCTGACGGGAGGTTCTTCAGACCCTTCAACATTAAATTACTACTAGACGATCCGACGATTATGGAACCCAAATAA